From one Lycium barbarum isolate Lr01 chromosome 6, ASM1917538v2, whole genome shotgun sequence genomic stretch:
- the LOC132645146 gene encoding RING-H2 finger protein ATL51-like, producing MGSVGNTNPWAPYDSYKDCSQGICSVYCPQWCYFLLPPPPPDDDDSSDDSATAFSPLIIAIIGILASAFLLVSYYTIINKYCRRRRSRNAATEMEANRNETPQDQWQLATAGLDESTIKAITVYKFKKGEGLVEDTECAVCLSEFQEDENLRLLPKCSHAFHLPCIDTWLKSHSNCPLCRANVVSHPSSTPSLPPPIPSPMSINALQFQRQNDLILVVDHDHEQVHRDEVVVSLVCENSEFSGNNRIGNEQVGANEFRRSISLGEFSRQQLVVADMQSVSMNRSVSTGRFMFAGQNKGKDSIILS from the coding sequence ATGGGATCTGTTGGCAATACAAATCCATGGGCACCTTATGATAGTTATAAAGATTGTTCACAAGGGATTTGTAGTGTGTATTGTCCACAATGGTGTTACTTTCTTTTACCTCCTCCTCCTCCTGATGATGATGATTCATCAGATGATTCTGCCACAGCTTTCTCCCCTCTTATCATAGCGATCATCGGTATATTAGCAAGTGCTTTCCTTCTTGTTAGCTACTATACCATCATCAATAAATATTGCAGGAGGAGGAGAAGCAGAAATGCAGCCACAGAGATGGAAGCCAATCGAAATGAGACGCCTCAAGATCAGTGGCAACTTGCTACTGCTGGATTGGATGAGTCTACTATTAAGGCTATTACAGTGTACAAGTTCAAGAAAGGTGAAGGATTGGTTGAGGACACTGAATGTGCTGTTTGTTTGAGTGAGTTTCAAGAAGATGAGAACCTTAGGCTTTTGCCTAAATGCAGCCATGCTTTTCACCTACCTTGTATTGATACTTGGTTGAAATCTCATTCTAATTGCCCTCTTTGTAGGGCTAATGTAGTATCTCATCCTAGTAGTACTCCATCATTGCCTCCTCCTATTCCTTCACCAATGAGCATAAATGCTCTTCAATTTCAAAGACAAAATGACTTGATCTTGGTGGTGGATCATGATCACGAACAAGTCCATCGCGATGAAGTTGTTGTTAGCCTTGTTTGTGAGAATTCTGAATTCAGTGGCAATAACAGAATTGGAAATGAGCAAGTGGGGGCTAATGAATTCAGAAGATCAATATCTTTAGGTGAATTTTCAAGGCAACAACTTGTAGTAGCTGATATGCAATCAGTTTCCATGAATAGATCTGTTTCCACAGGAAGATTCATGTTCGCAGGACAGAATAAAGGCAAGGATTCTATTATTCTTTCTTGA